One genomic window of Puniceibacterium sp. IMCC21224 includes the following:
- a CDS encoding N-acyl homoserine lactonase family protein, with protein sequence MNTTLAPGAIEPFELFAISYARHSQRTNKDNFIGGDFHESSDLAYYVWVARRGDRLFLIDTGFGPDAAAARGRELFQTPAQRLRGFGIDPAQIDDVILTHLHYDHAGTLADFPKATFHVQDSEAAYATGRCMCHGYLRQPFDVEDIVSYVRHLYGGRVAFHDGISQLADGLSLHRIGGHSAGLQVVRVWTRRGWVVIASDASHLYANLNDANPFPVVYDVASMLEGFRTVVRLADSEDHVIPGHDPMVMTLYPPVAADLEGQVFRLDVPPKV encoded by the coding sequence ATGAACACCACTCTGGCACCAGGCGCAATCGAACCCTTTGAGCTGTTTGCGATCAGCTATGCGCGTCATTCCCAGCGCACCAACAAGGATAATTTTATCGGCGGAGATTTCCACGAATCGTCAGACCTCGCTTATTATGTGTGGGTCGCGCGGCGCGGGGATCGCCTGTTCCTGATTGACACCGGCTTTGGCCCGGATGCGGCGGCAGCGCGTGGGCGTGAACTGTTTCAGACGCCAGCGCAACGCTTGCGCGGTTTCGGCATAGACCCGGCGCAGATCGACGATGTCATTCTCACCCACCTTCATTATGATCATGCCGGCACGCTTGCGGATTTTCCCAAGGCCACCTTTCATGTTCAGGATTCCGAGGCGGCCTATGCGACGGGACGCTGCATGTGCCACGGCTACCTGCGGCAGCCGTTTGATGTCGAGGATATCGTTTCTTACGTTCGCCACCTGTATGGCGGACGCGTCGCGTTTCACGACGGCATCAGCCAGTTGGCGGACGGTCTGTCGCTACACCGTATCGGTGGCCATTCCGCGGGGCTACAGGTGGTGCGGGTCTGGACCCGGCGTGGCTGGGTGGTCATCGCGTCGGACGCCTCGCACCTTTATGCCAATCTGAACGACGCAAACCCGTTTCCTGTTGTCTACGACGTTGCCTCAATGTTGGAGGGGTTCCGAACAGTGGTGCGCCTTGCCGATTCTGAGGATCACGTCATTCCCGGGCACGATCCAATGGTCATGACCCTTTACCCGCCGGTCGCTGCGGATCTGGAGGGACAGGTTTTTCGCCTGGATGTGCCGCCAAAAGTCTGA
- a CDS encoding TRAP transporter large permease subunit produces MFTEDVADTGQPKPSAIVTTIDRITEATGVLSALALLVMTCIVCFEIFSRYVLNEPTYWGSDIATYLLVGMTFLGLAKAQRSGDHVQVELLITNINGESRRGLEHLTNWLGLTFVLFTGWQMAAFNWSEYVNGTRDWGLLGTPQWIPELFVTLGYIAFFWSILADIFRDSIASRAREIGVVLLFLALFLLLLALGDRPVAIAKLRVDLGSAAIVTAVLGACLLLNGPRLCGVLAAIIVGSGTVFWLASGAGLLVQSLLLVGCLFALLILGVRVALTLGLVGLLGLIFLMPRPQLSLLAERSWNSVNTFTLTAVPMFVLMGALLIRSGVTRELFDSLTRWFGRTPGGIAHATVGASAVFAAVSGSSLATAATMGKVACPEMISRGYSTRLTYGVVAAGATLGILIPPSIAMIIYGTTVGVPVTQLFVAGVVPGLLLSLGFMACVTAWSFFQPAATPRGDSYSMKEKLRGSLSVLPFILVIVAVLGSLYAGVATPSEAGGVGVAASLVICLARGMLTWRALYDTAIETVRITSFLLLIVVGAAIMSWVFDFMRIPKTLVSVFSAAELSPWLVVTIIAAIYVLLGMFIESISMMLMTLPVTFPLMMSIGVDPLWFGVFLVIMIELGLVTPPVGIILFILRGVSSDSPPMREIVYGVMPFVAVIVAFLALIYTVPEIVLWLPHQLE; encoded by the coding sequence GTGTTCACTGAAGATGTGGCCGACACAGGTCAGCCAAAGCCATCGGCTATTGTAACCACAATCGACAGGATCACCGAGGCCACCGGCGTACTTAGCGCCCTGGCGCTTTTGGTTATGACCTGCATCGTCTGTTTCGAAATCTTCTCAAGATACGTGCTGAACGAACCCACCTACTGGGGCAGCGACATTGCGACCTATCTGCTTGTCGGGATGACCTTTCTGGGTCTCGCCAAGGCACAGCGCAGCGGCGATCATGTACAAGTTGAGCTGCTCATCACCAATATCAACGGGGAGTCGCGTCGCGGCCTCGAACATTTGACAAACTGGCTGGGTCTGACGTTTGTTCTGTTCACGGGCTGGCAGATGGCGGCGTTCAACTGGTCCGAATACGTCAATGGAACACGGGATTGGGGTCTGCTTGGCACGCCGCAATGGATCCCCGAGCTGTTCGTGACCTTGGGCTATATCGCGTTCTTCTGGTCCATCCTCGCCGACATTTTCCGTGACAGTATCGCATCCCGCGCCCGCGAAATCGGTGTCGTGCTGCTCTTTCTGGCGCTGTTCTTGCTGCTGCTGGCGTTGGGGGACCGCCCGGTTGCAATCGCAAAGCTGCGTGTCGACCTCGGCTCTGCCGCGATCGTGACCGCCGTACTTGGCGCCTGTCTGTTGCTAAACGGTCCCCGGCTTTGTGGCGTGCTTGCCGCGATCATCGTAGGCTCGGGTACAGTTTTCTGGCTGGCGAGCGGTGCCGGGTTGCTGGTTCAAAGCCTGCTCCTTGTCGGGTGTCTTTTTGCGCTGCTTATCCTCGGGGTCCGGGTGGCCCTGACACTGGGACTTGTGGGTCTGCTTGGACTGATATTTCTGATGCCTCGTCCACAGCTATCGCTTTTGGCTGAGCGGTCCTGGAATAGTGTGAACACCTTCACCCTGACCGCTGTGCCGATGTTCGTGCTGATGGGGGCGTTGCTGATCCGCAGCGGCGTGACCCGAGAGCTGTTTGATTCACTGACCCGCTGGTTCGGGCGGACACCGGGCGGTATCGCCCACGCCACGGTCGGTGCCTCGGCGGTTTTTGCCGCCGTTTCTGGGTCGAGCCTTGCAACTGCCGCAACCATGGGCAAGGTTGCCTGCCCCGAGATGATATCGCGTGGGTACAGCACGCGTCTGACCTACGGCGTTGTTGCTGCGGGGGCGACGCTCGGGATTCTGATCCCACCCAGCATCGCGATGATCATCTACGGGACGACCGTGGGCGTGCCGGTCACGCAGCTTTTTGTGGCCGGTGTTGTGCCGGGGCTTCTTCTGAGCCTGGGGTTCATGGCCTGCGTCACCGCATGGTCGTTTTTTCAGCCTGCAGCCACGCCGCGCGGCGATTCCTATTCGATGAAAGAAAAGCTTCGCGGTTCACTGTCGGTCCTGCCGTTCATCCTGGTGATCGTGGCCGTCCTGGGGTCGCTCTATGCTGGTGTTGCCACGCCCAGCGAAGCCGGCGGAGTGGGCGTAGCTGCGTCACTGGTGATCTGCCTTGCGCGCGGGATGCTGACATGGCGCGCGCTCTATGACACCGCGATTGAGACTGTGCGCATCACGTCGTTTCTGCTGCTCATCGTGGTCGGGGCCGCGATCATGAGCTGGGTCTTTGATTTCATGCGCATCCCCAAGACGCTTGTATCGGTCTTTTCCGCGGCCGAGCTTTCGCCGTGGCTGGTGGTGACGATCATCGCCGCGATCTATGTCCTGCTGGGCATGTTCATCGAATCGATTTCGATGATGCTGATGACCCTGCCGGTGACCTTTCCCTTGATGATGTCGATCGGGGTTGATCCCCTTTGGTTCGGGGTGTTTCTGGTCATCATGATCGAACTCGGGCTGGTGACGCCACCGGTGGGGATCATCCTGTTCATCCTGCGCGGTGTGTCCAGCGACTCCCCCCCGATGAGGGAAATCGTCTATGGCGTCATGCCCTTTGTCGCTGTGATCGTAGCATTCCTGGCCCTGATCTATACGGTGCCCGAGATTGTTCTTTGGTTGCCGCATCAGCTCGAATAG
- the dctP gene encoding TRAP transporter substrate-binding protein DctP: MVGAAAAQDMDLTMGILSTPNSLYLKMMEEVPGRFERATGGKVKVTLNDSLVGGTQITASVRDGRVPMSGALHTYLAAEEPRLGVFNLPGLINNMAEYAYLCNAFWCGDVENLWAEKWNSVVLAEGAWCSQALFSTEPIRTLEDFKGKKLRVHNPQTASLMEALGAKPSPLPLSEVAPALQRGVIDGVFTSTCYGNGQEYWRVAPNVQNWKIGPITGWVVIMNKDIWDEIPEDQQTAIRAEMKSLENEALYNFYSVVNAAVDEMKAEGIELWTAPQSEVDRVTAPEYSDAAYQSFYDRAKEVGFDGEAYVEKARRVLGK, translated from the coding sequence GTGGTCGGCGCTGCCGCTGCGCAGGACATGGACCTGACCATGGGCATCCTGTCCACCCCGAATTCGCTTTACCTCAAGATGATGGAAGAGGTGCCCGGGCGGTTTGAGCGCGCCACTGGTGGTAAGGTCAAGGTGACGCTGAACGATTCGCTTGTCGGCGGAACGCAGATCACGGCCTCTGTGCGCGACGGGCGCGTGCCCATGTCCGGCGCGCTGCACACCTATCTCGCTGCCGAAGAGCCGCGTCTTGGTGTGTTCAACCTGCCCGGACTTATCAACAATATGGCCGAGTATGCCTATCTCTGTAACGCCTTCTGGTGTGGCGACGTTGAGAACCTCTGGGCCGAAAAGTGGAACTCGGTGGTGTTGGCAGAGGGGGCCTGGTGCAGCCAGGCGCTATTCTCGACCGAGCCGATTCGCACGCTCGAGGATTTCAAGGGCAAGAAACTGCGCGTTCACAATCCGCAGACCGCGTCACTGATGGAGGCGCTTGGCGCAAAGCCGTCGCCACTGCCCCTGTCCGAAGTTGCCCCGGCATTGCAACGTGGCGTGATCGACGGTGTATTCACGTCGACCTGCTATGGCAACGGGCAGGAATACTGGCGCGTCGCCCCCAACGTGCAGAACTGGAAAATCGGCCCGATCACCGGCTGGGTCGTCATTATGAACAAAGATATCTGGGACGAAATCCCCGAAGACCAGCAGACCGCGATCCGCGCCGAAATGAAGAGCCTTGAGAACGAAGCGCTCTATAATTTCTATAGCGTCGTGAATGCCGCTGTGGACGAGATGAAAGCCGAGGGCATCGAGCTGTGGACCGCACCGCAATCCGAGGTGGACCGCGTCACCGCACCGGAATACTCGGACGCGGCATATCAATCCTTTTATGATCGCGCCAAGGAAGTTGGATTTGACGGCGAAGCCTATGTCGAGAAAGCGCGTCGCGTCCTGGGCAAGTGA
- a CDS encoding SDR family oxidoreductase, with protein MTETRPRVAVVTGASRGLGRAIALALAEEGCILALTARDPKALAEVATEAKERGAGGSLVLPADLSQPEAPGAVIAQVIEAFGRIDILVNNAGDTQRGDFLDLEDDLHLSGFALKYHATVRFCRAAWTSLEDSRGCVVNISGIGAQTPEPQFSIGGPVNAALINFSKAVSKRPRAPRVNVVCPGHIETDRLARRIDTFAAQAGLTREDAMQQMRDDLGIGAYGTPGDIASMVRYLCSAEAGYITGATFIVDGGATQGI; from the coding sequence ATGACTGAGACACGTCCACGCGTCGCCGTCGTAACAGGCGCCAGTCGCGGCCTTGGCCGCGCCATCGCATTGGCCCTGGCCGAAGAGGGTTGCATCCTTGCCCTCACGGCACGCGACCCAAAAGCACTGGCCGAGGTTGCGACCGAGGCGAAAGAGCGTGGCGCCGGGGGCAGCCTCGTGCTGCCTGCCGATCTGAGCCAGCCCGAGGCCCCGGGCGCCGTCATCGCCCAGGTGATCGAAGCCTTTGGGCGTATCGACATTCTGGTCAACAATGCCGGGGACACCCAGCGTGGCGATTTTCTGGACCTTGAGGACGATTTGCACCTGTCAGGCTTTGCCCTGAAATATCATGCGACGGTGCGATTTTGTCGTGCGGCGTGGACATCCCTTGAGGACAGCCGGGGCTGCGTCGTCAACATTTCCGGCATTGGTGCGCAGACGCCAGAGCCGCAGTTCAGTATCGGCGGGCCCGTGAATGCCGCTTTGATCAACTTTTCCAAGGCAGTGTCCAAGCGGCCAAGGGCACCACGGGTCAACGTGGTCTGCCCCGGACATATCGAAACCGACCGTCTGGCGCGACGCATTGACACTTTCGCCGCTCAGGCCGGACTGACGCGTGAGGATGCAATGCAGCAGATGCGCGACGATCTGGGTATCGGAGCCTATGGCACGCCCGGCGATATTGCCTCGATGGTGCGATATCTCTGCTCGGCTGAGGCCGGGTATATCACCGGTGCGACGTTTATCGTGGATGGCGGCGCGACTCAGGGTATCTGA
- a CDS encoding NAD(P)-dependent oxidoreductase codes for MNTYDFCFIGLGTMGRPMAARLIQAGYSVIAFDPSDAACKAISKAGAALAGSGPEGAAQAPVVLLSLPTPDVVTAVVCGPNGLLSADGAKVIVDLSTTGPQAAKDIAANVMQAGRTFVDCPVSGGAEGAQAGTLALMLAGPEDVTKPLVPALENLGKVFAVGTAAGQGQTMKVLNNLMSTAALAITSEAMVLGAKSGLDPEAMLSVFNAGSGRNTTTTDKFPKHMLSRKFDFGMAIGLSAKDARLCLEEADRMGVPMPVGTAVRQMLNLTRDHLGYDVDMTRIMCVIEEWAKHEVPAVTNS; via the coding sequence GTGAACACCTACGACTTTTGCTTTATCGGACTCGGAACGATGGGGCGGCCAATGGCGGCCCGTCTCATACAGGCGGGATATTCCGTCATTGCATTCGACCCGAGTGATGCCGCCTGCAAGGCGATCAGCAAAGCAGGTGCGGCGCTGGCCGGATCGGGACCCGAGGGGGCCGCACAGGCGCCTGTCGTGCTGTTGTCACTGCCGACGCCGGATGTGGTGACTGCTGTGGTTTGCGGGCCGAATGGCCTGTTGTCGGCGGACGGCGCCAAGGTGATCGTCGATCTTTCGACCACCGGACCCCAAGCTGCCAAGGATATCGCCGCCAACGTCATGCAGGCGGGGCGTACGTTCGTCGATTGTCCGGTCAGCGGCGGGGCCGAGGGGGCGCAGGCCGGCACCCTGGCGCTGATGCTTGCGGGCCCCGAGGATGTGACAAAGCCACTTGTCCCGGCGCTTGAAAACCTTGGCAAGGTTTTCGCCGTCGGAACCGCCGCGGGGCAGGGCCAGACCATGAAGGTGCTCAACAACCTCATGTCCACAGCCGCACTGGCAATCACCTCCGAGGCGATGGTGCTGGGCGCCAAGTCCGGGCTTGACCCGGAGGCAATGCTCAGTGTGTTCAACGCCGGCTCGGGCCGCAACACCACGACGACAGACAAGTTTCCCAAGCACATGCTGTCGCGCAAGTTCGATTTCGGCATGGCCATCGGCCTATCGGCCAAGGACGCACGTCTATGCCTTGAAGAGGCTGACAGGATGGGTGTGCCGATGCCCGTCGGCACCGCTGTGCGTCAGATGCTGAACCTGACGCGCGATCATCTGGGCTATGACGTCGACATGACGCGGATCATGTGTGTGATCGAGGAATGGGCCAAGCACGAAGTACCGGCAGTGACCAATAGCTGA
- a CDS encoding TAXI family TRAP transporter solute-binding subunit, giving the protein MIDQTRRKLILHSTATALVGFTAFPAIAQDTLGSPDWNYEIVLGGGSATGNSRVLAGALGKIITENVQGVRASGAVSPGFDAESAIHTHEGAWHGGVGTPLTIQNAVKGVAPFPSEGIGLNLWFYHNEVPLNVLARTDTGFTSIADLKGATVALAPKGTSNYQLSEIVFADNGVSIDDITVRYMDTSEAISQLQNGNIDAMSYVRDFSGAVLELTTSREVTLLQPTEEASAKIAEQLPWSGPVDWPFVKEYPGMNVPAPGQVFVSPEFMFLDSDLPNDLVYAMTRAVWENIETVNRSSKVFENVNLQEALKRVPIPPHPGALKYYKEMDVPGWEEYQDLLPSE; this is encoded by the coding sequence ATGATTGATCAGACTAGGCGCAAACTTATTTTGCACAGCACGGCAACTGCACTTGTCGGTTTCACCGCATTTCCGGCGATCGCTCAGGATACGCTGGGCAGCCCTGACTGGAATTATGAGATCGTCCTTGGCGGCGGGTCAGCGACTGGGAATTCGCGTGTTCTGGCGGGCGCGCTTGGCAAAATCATCACCGAAAACGTACAGGGTGTCCGTGCCAGCGGCGCGGTATCGCCAGGGTTCGACGCCGAAAGCGCCATTCATACCCATGAGGGCGCCTGGCACGGTGGCGTGGGTACGCCGCTGACCATCCAGAACGCGGTCAAAGGTGTCGCCCCCTTCCCCAGCGAGGGCATCGGCCTGAACCTGTGGTTCTACCACAATGAAGTTCCCCTGAACGTCCTGGCGCGAACAGATACCGGCTTTACCAGCATTGCCGACCTGAAGGGGGCGACGGTTGCGTTGGCACCCAAGGGGACGTCAAACTATCAACTGAGCGAAATTGTGTTCGCCGACAATGGCGTATCGATTGATGACATCACCGTTCGGTATATGGATACGTCAGAGGCCATTTCGCAGCTTCAGAACGGCAATATCGACGCGATGTCCTATGTCCGCGACTTCTCTGGCGCGGTCCTCGAACTGACAACGTCGCGCGAGGTGACGCTGCTGCAACCAACCGAGGAAGCGTCGGCCAAGATCGCAGAGCAACTGCCGTGGTCCGGGCCGGTAGACTGGCCGTTTGTCAAGGAATATCCGGGCATGAACGTGCCGGCGCCGGGGCAGGTCTTTGTCTCGCCCGAGTTCATGTTCCTTGATTCTGATCTGCCCAACGATCTGGTCTACGCGATGACACGGGCGGTCTGGGAAAACATCGAAACGGTGAACCGCAGTTCGAAAGTATTCGAGAACGTCAACCTTCAGGAAGCCCTGAAACGTGTGCCGATCCCGCCGCATCCGGGTGCTCTGAAATACTACAAGGAAATGGATGTCCCCGGCTGGGAGGAATACCAGGATCTCTTGCCCAGCGAGTGA
- a CDS encoding TRAP transporter fused permease subunit, which yields MNTQDTSTSQASDTAAPLVADSLDLTQKRGPLWNFATGAISLVLFLYPMYCGFFGGPPSLEYRPTYLLLIMVLTVVILPSKIFPRHSVGEWALNAVILAGAAACVWVAMSWLDFALVFSLSLAEKLGCALLILGAMEMTRRTAVKPMNYVAVVAILYALFGYMLPNLFGHAGLSVDRLLWSQIFSTDGLFGTPLAIGANYIGLFVFFAALLDCSGGGQKFMNFTLAIAGRFQGGPAKVAILASALMGMMSGSAVTNIVTTGVITIPMMKRVGYRKSFAAAVEATASLGSQITPPILGATAFLMSEITGYPLITIMGLTLVPCLLFYFCIFAQVHLASLKYDIERLDPVELPNLRRASLEVIPFFVPIIVLIVLLWKRYSADYAVSLSIIAFLAVCLLTRETRNSLIANFMNGLRQGAATCIPLVGSLAIAGVIIGVLTMTGLGDRLSYLIEIVSGGNLHIMIVMTAITCMLLGMGMVTVGAYVLVAVTVAPLMVDLGVELIVAHLFIFYFAVMSAISPPVMVGVFAAASIAGADPIRTAIHALRLSIVGFVVPFIFIYDPQILMIGGVTLHGLYMLASVFVGVLALAIGFERYTFYRRIPVWHACLFIAAAVITMIPTIFLSTMGLLAIAAMLGFEYAIRGRQTTAHDASGTHN from the coding sequence ATGAACACCCAAGACACGAGCACTTCACAGGCATCTGACACCGCCGCGCCGTTGGTGGCAGATAGCCTTGACCTGACGCAAAAGCGCGGGCCACTCTGGAACTTTGCGACGGGCGCCATTTCGCTCGTGCTGTTCCTGTATCCGATGTACTGCGGCTTTTTCGGCGGACCTCCGTCGCTTGAATACCGGCCAACCTACCTGCTGCTGATCATGGTGCTTACGGTGGTGATCCTGCCGTCAAAGATCTTTCCGCGGCATTCCGTAGGTGAATGGGCGCTGAACGCGGTGATCCTTGCCGGTGCCGCTGCCTGCGTTTGGGTGGCGATGAGCTGGCTGGACTTCGCTCTCGTCTTTTCGTTGTCCCTGGCGGAAAAGCTGGGCTGCGCGCTGCTGATCCTTGGCGCGATGGAGATGACGCGGCGAACGGCAGTGAAGCCGATGAATTATGTGGCCGTCGTTGCCATTCTTTATGCTCTGTTCGGCTATATGCTGCCCAATCTGTTCGGGCACGCGGGGCTGAGCGTAGACCGCCTGCTCTGGAGCCAGATCTTTTCGACCGACGGACTCTTTGGCACGCCGCTGGCCATCGGTGCGAACTACATCGGCCTCTTTGTCTTTTTCGCGGCGCTGCTGGATTGCAGCGGTGGCGGGCAGAAGTTCATGAACTTCACCCTCGCCATCGCCGGGCGTTTCCAGGGGGGACCGGCAAAGGTCGCGATTCTTGCCAGTGCGCTCATGGGGATGATGTCAGGCAGTGCCGTAACCAACATCGTCACAACAGGTGTCATCACCATTCCGATGATGAAACGCGTGGGCTATCGGAAATCCTTTGCCGCTGCGGTCGAAGCGACGGCATCTCTCGGCAGTCAGATCACCCCGCCGATCCTGGGTGCGACGGCGTTTCTGATGAGCGAAATCACCGGTTATCCGCTGATCACCATCATGGGCCTGACGCTGGTGCCCTGCCTGCTGTTCTATTTCTGTATCTTCGCTCAGGTGCACCTCGCGTCGCTCAAGTATGATATTGAACGACTCGATCCGGTCGAACTGCCCAATCTGCGCCGGGCGAGCCTTGAGGTTATTCCGTTCTTTGTGCCGATCATCGTGCTGATCGTACTGCTGTGGAAGCGCTATTCAGCCGACTACGCGGTATCGTTGTCGATCATCGCATTCCTCGCTGTGTGCCTTTTGACCCGCGAGACGCGCAACAGCCTGATCGCCAACTTTATGAATGGTCTGCGGCAGGGCGCGGCCACCTGCATCCCGCTTGTCGGTTCGCTGGCGATTGCCGGTGTGATCATCGGTGTTCTGACCATGACCGGTCTTGGCGATCGGCTGTCCTACCTGATCGAGATCGTGTCGGGCGGCAACCTGCACATCATGATCGTGATGACAGCAATCACCTGCATGCTTCTTGGCATGGGTATGGTCACCGTCGGTGCCTATGTGCTGGTTGCCGTGACAGTGGCACCGCTGATGGTCGATCTGGGCGTTGAACTGATCGTGGCACACCTCTTTATCTTTTACTTCGCGGTGATGAGTGCGATCAGTCCACCCGTGATGGTCGGGGTCTTTGCCGCCGCATCCATCGCCGGTGCCGATCCGATCCGCACCGCAATCCATGCGCTGCGCCTGTCCATTGTCGGTTTCGTGGTGCCGTTCATCTTTATCTACGATCCGCAGATTCTGATGATCGGCGGCGTGACGCTGCATGGGCTTTATATGTTGGCATCGGTCTTTGTCGGGGTTCTGGCGCTGGCCATCGGGTTTGAGCGTTATACCTTCTACCGCCGAATCCCGGTGTGGCACGCCTGCCTTTTTATCGCGGCAGCAGTGATCACCATGATCCCGACCATCTTTCTAAGCACGATGGGCCTGCTCGCAATCGCCGCCATGCTCGGCTTTGAATACGCAATCCGGGGGCGCCAAACCACAGCACATGACGCAAGCGGAACACACAATTGA
- a CDS encoding NAD(P)-dependent oxidoreductase — translation MSKKSVGLIGIGMMGDPMARNMINAGFDVVLCDTNAAKAKGLADEIGARVSATPADLAKEVSTIITMLPNSAIVGDVLFGQTGFADVASAGSLVIDMSSGDPHATIGFGERLATLGLRLIDAPVSGGVPRAKSGSLTIMVGGDLAAFGEVEELLNSMGTPTHVGILGAGQAMKALNNLVSAGGFLIGIEALLIGQKFGLAPDLMVDIINSSSGMNNSTKNKFKQYVLSRDFDAGGFALSLMAKDVGIAMSVAHATKTPAPFSAMCAEVWGAASNMLGSKADHTAITQMCETFAGLELEKTEGGKG, via the coding sequence ATGAGCAAGAAAAGCGTCGGCCTGATCGGCATCGGTATGATGGGCGATCCGATGGCCCGAAACATGATCAACGCCGGATTTGACGTAGTGTTGTGCGATACAAACGCCGCCAAAGCCAAAGGGTTGGCCGATGAAATCGGGGCGCGGGTCAGTGCAACGCCTGCGGATCTGGCGAAAGAGGTTTCGACGATCATCACCATGCTGCCCAACAGCGCCATCGTGGGCGATGTGCTGTTTGGTCAGACCGGCTTTGCTGATGTGGCCAGCGCTGGCAGCCTTGTCATCGACATGAGCTCGGGCGACCCGCACGCCACCATAGGTTTCGGCGAACGCCTCGCGACTTTGGGCCTGCGGTTGATAGACGCGCCGGTCTCGGGTGGTGTCCCTCGCGCGAAATCCGGGTCCCTGACCATCATGGTCGGCGGCGACCTGGCCGCCTTCGGCGAAGTCGAGGAGCTGCTGAATTCAATGGGCACCCCGACCCATGTTGGGATCCTCGGTGCGGGTCAGGCGATGAAGGCGCTCAACAACCTCGTCTCGGCAGGTGGCTTCCTCATCGGGATCGAAGCCCTGCTGATCGGGCAAAAGTTTGGTCTGGCACCTGACCTGATGGTGGACATCATCAACAGCTCGTCCGGCATGAACAACTCGACCAAAAACAAGTTCAAGCAATATGTGCTGTCACGTGATTTCGATGCCGGCGGCTTTGCGTTGTCCCTGATGGCGAAGGACGTGGGTATCGCAATGAGCGTCGCCCACGCGACCAAGACCCCCGCCCCGTTTTCAGCCATGTGCGCCGAGGTTTGGGGCGCGGCGTCTAACATGCTGGGCTCAAAGGCGGACCATACCGCAATCACCCAGATGTGCGAGACATTCGCCGGGCTGGAGCTTGAGAAGACCGAGGGAGGCAAGGGATGA
- a CDS encoding oxaloacetate decarboxylase, with translation MTNRSAQFRALFQQGPFVCMGAHDALTAKLAEEAGAKAIYVSGFAASAIVAAAPDTGVLTRDEMFDHIRRVHRGTSLPIFADADTGYGSIADAVKTMQMWEDAGASVLHLEDQQMPKKCGHFPGKELIPKEEMAEKIAAMLAVRQDPDFFFVARTDAIAVTGLEDAIARLKTYAAAGADGLYADAPEDIGQMKELAQEIRPLGKPLLFNMARSGKSPVLTMDEAYALGFDYCLCPIEPMLTVHKAVGDMMRRFMASPSTDTIASGMTDFHDFNRFVGEPTEP, from the coding sequence ATGACCAACCGTTCGGCCCAATTCCGGGCGCTCTTTCAGCAGGGTCCGTTTGTCTGCATGGGGGCGCATGACGCCCTGACCGCCAAATTGGCCGAAGAGGCCGGAGCCAAGGCGATCTATGTCAGCGGTTTTGCCGCCTCCGCCATTGTCGCGGCGGCGCCGGACACTGGTGTGTTGACGCGGGACGAGATGTTCGACCACATCCGCCGCGTCCACCGTGGCACTTCGCTGCCGATCTTTGCCGATGCGGACACGGGGTATGGCAGCATCGCGGACGCGGTGAAAACCATGCAAATGTGGGAGGATGCAGGCGCCTCGGTTCTTCACCTCGAAGATCAGCAGATGCCCAAGAAATGTGGGCATTTCCCAGGCAAAGAACTGATCCCCAAAGAGGAGATGGCCGAAAAGATTGCTGCCATGCTGGCCGTGCGGCAAGACCCGGATTTCTTTTTTGTCGCTCGCACCGACGCGATCGCCGTAACCGGACTCGAGGATGCCATCGCGCGGCTTAAAACCTATGCCGCCGCAGGGGCCGATGGGCTATACGCGGACGCCCCCGAAGATATTGGCCAGATGAAGGAGTTGGCGCAGGAAATCAGACCCCTGGGCAAACCCCTGCTGTTCAACATGGCCCGATCCGGTAAGAGCCCGGTCCTGACCATGGACGAAGCCTATGCGCTTGGGTTCGACTATTGCCTTTGCCCCATCGAGCCGATGCTGACGGTCCACAAGGCTGTGGGCGACATGATGCGCAGGTTCATGGCCTCACCCAGCACCGATACGATCGCATCCGGCATGACGGACTTTCACGATTTCAACCGCTTTGTCGGCGAACCCACCGAACCTTGA
- the pcaC gene encoding 4-carboxymuconolactone decarboxylase → MSIDPNNESELFNKGLGIRREVLGTAHVDRSLAAADDFTAPIQRLVTEYCWGEIWGRPGLPREMRSVINLAMLSALNRPHEVRLHVRGAINNGVSRETIQEILLQVAIYCGVPASLDSMKVCAEVFKEMDEEAAASS, encoded by the coding sequence ATGAGTATCGATCCTAACAACGAGAGCGAACTGTTCAACAAGGGCCTTGGCATCCGGCGCGAAGTGCTGGGGACCGCACATGTGGACCGTTCGCTGGCCGCCGCCGACGATTTCACTGCACCGATCCAGCGCCTCGTGACCGAATATTGCTGGGGAGAGATCTGGGGACGCCCCGGTCTGCCGCGTGAAATGCGCAGCGTCATCAATCTGGCGATGCTGTCGGCGCTGAACCGGCCCCATGAGGTGCGCCTGCATGTCCGCGGCGCGATCAACAACGGCGTCAGCCGCGAGACCATACAGGAAATCCTGCTTCAGGTCGCGATCTATTGCGGCGTGCCTGCGTCGCTCGACAGCATGAAGGTCTGCGCTGAGGTCTTCAAAGAGATGGACGAAGAGGCCGCAGCTTCAAGCTGA